From Elephas maximus indicus isolate mEleMax1 chromosome 1, mEleMax1 primary haplotype, whole genome shotgun sequence, a single genomic window includes:
- the LOC126076697 gene encoding histone H2B type 1-A, with protein sequence MPELTSKGTTISKKGFKKAVTKTQKKEGKKRKRCRKESYSIYIYKVLKQVHPDTGISSKAMSIMNSFVTDIFERVAGEASRLAHYNKRSTITSREIQTAVRLLLPGELAKHAVSEGTKAVTKYTSSK encoded by the coding sequence ATGCCGGAGCTGACTTCTAAGGGTACTACCATTTCCAAGAAGGGATTCAAGAAAGCCGTAACTAAAACTCAGAAGAAGGAGGGGAAAAAGCGCAAGAGATGCCGCAAGGAGAGTTATTCCATTTACATCTACAAGGTGCTGAAGCAGGTCCACCCTGACACTGGTATCTCCTCCAAGGCCATGAGCATCATGAATTCTTTTGTCACTGACATCTTTGAACGTGTTGCTGGTGAGGCATCTCGTCTGGCGCATTACAACAAGCGCTCGACCATCACGTCCAGGGAGATCCAGACGGCCGTGCGCCTGCTGCTGCCGGGGGAGCTGGCCAAGCACGCTGTGTCCGAGGGCACCAAGGCTGTCACCAAGTACACCAGCTCCAAATAA